In Salmo trutta chromosome 28, fSalTru1.1, whole genome shotgun sequence, one DNA window encodes the following:
- the LOC115165848 gene encoding DNA fragmentation factor subunit beta yields MFGLFRKNKLVKIRSLNETTKHGVAATSLKELLKKGSKLLQVPLVGSHICLYEDGTELSEDYFRSLPDHAELVLLAMDESWSGFVCDIVRLLDTDRNSDLLIDAAKGLLSDERSPKRRKLLGELLLHLKDSSETENREDDEDWFQGIDVRFKTKSAYMKYNCESRIRGYMKEVDSYAQTIQKPKLKAEYKKTAESLVMQLKSDKYNGCYFNRTEKELNRLCTEDGWFSCQGAFDQDECISLHSINPYGNRESRILFSTWNLDHRIEKKRTVIPALVEALQNRKSSNINLDYFYKMLFTRENLKLVHIVCHKKSAHDLLCDKRNMYKWGKRK; encoded by the exons ATGTTTGGACTTTTCAGAAAAAACAAACTTGTCAAAATAAGAAGTCTGAATGAAACTACAAAACATGGGGTGGCTGCAACAAGTCTGAAAGAGCTTCTCAAAAAGGGGAGTAAACTTCTACAG GTTCCACTCGTCGGTTCGCATATTTGCTTGTATGAAGATGGAACAGAATTGTCAGAGGACTATTTCCGAAGTCTTCCAGACCATGCTGAACTTGTCCTTCTTGCCATGGATGAGAGCTGGAGCGGAT TTGTCTGTGACATAGTCCGGTTGCTGGACACCGACAGGAACTCAGATCTTCTGATTGATGCGGCTAAGGGGCTTCTCTCTGACGAGCGGTCTCCAAAGAGACGCAAACTCCTGGGGGAACTGCTGCTGCATTTGAAGGACAGCTCTGAGACTGAAAACAGAGAAGACGATGAAGACTGGTTCCAAG GAATTGATGTCAGATTTAAGACCAAATCGGCCTACATGAAGTACAACTGTGAGAGCAGGATTCGTGGATACATGAAGGAG GTGGATAGTTATGCTCAAACAATCCAAAAGCCTAAACTCAAGGCTGAATACAAGAAGACTGCAGAGTCCTTGGTGATGCAGCTGAAGTCTGACAAGTACAATGGCTGCTACTTTAACAGGACAGAGAAGGAACTCAATCGACTATGCACCGAGGATGGATGGTTCTCCTGTCAG gGTGCATTTGACCAGGATGAATGCATTTCCCTCCACTCCATCAACCCCTATGGCAACCGAGAGAGCCGGATTCTCTTTAGCACCTGGAACTTGGACCACAG GATTGAGAAGAAGAGGACGGTCATTCCTGCCCTGGTGGAAGCACTACAGAACCGCAAGAGCAGCAACATAAACCTGGACTATTTTTATAAAATGCTGTTCACTCGGGAGAATCTAAAGCTGGTGCATATTGTATGCCACAAGAAAAGTGCCCATGACTTGCTGTGTGATAAAAGAAACATGTACAAATGGGGCAAACGAAAATGA